DNA sequence from the SAR202 cluster bacterium genome:
CTGGAAAATTCTTTAAAGTCAAAGTAGAAGAATTCGGTATTGGATTTCCACCAAGGATACTAAAATTAAAACACAAAGAAACTATCTATAGTATAAATTCTATTCCTCTAGGGGGATTTGTAAAATTTTCAGGTGAAGATAATCCAAATGATCCTCAAAGC
Encoded proteins:
- a CDS encoding RIP metalloprotease RseP; amino-acid sequence: MNIAIFIISLAIIVLLHELGHFIAGKFFKVKVEEFGIGFPPRILKLKHKETIYSINSIPLGGFVKFSGEDNPNDPQS